From the uncultured Flavobacterium sp. genome, the window GCAAATCGGATATGGTACTTACCGGAGGAGTAGATTTACATAATGGTATCAACGACTATCTGATGTTTTCCAGCACACATGCCCTCTCTCGCAAAGGACGCTGCGCAACATTTGACAGTGCTGCCGACGGTATTGTTCTTGGTGAAGGGGTAGCCATTTTGGTCTTAAAACGATATGAAGATGCCCTACGTGATGGTGACCGTATTTATTCTGTTATTAAAGGTGTCGGAGGATCCAGCGACGGTAAAGCTCTTGGTCTTACAGCACCGCGAAAAATCGGTCAGGTACGTGCATTAGAACGCGCCTATGATCAGGCAGGTATCAGTGCGGCAGCAGTTGGTTTAGTTGAAGCTCATGGAACCGGAACGGTAGTTGGAGACAAAACAGAACTTACTGCACTTACCAATTTATTTAGCAGGTCCGGAGCTTTACCAGCTCAGACACATCTCGGATCTGTAAAAACCCAAATTGGGCACACCAAATGTGCTGCAGGTTTGGCCGGACTTATCAAAGCCTCTATGGCAGTATTCCATGGCGTAAAACCTCCTACTCTTCATCTCCAACAGCCCAATGCCTATTTCAATGTACATACAAGTCCTTTTGCTTTTCATACCGTAACAGGATTATGGTCCGAAGAAAAACGTTATGCCGGTATTAGTGCCTTCGGCTTTGGTGGTACCAATTTTCATATGGTAATCGAAAATCATCCCCAAAAAGAAGAGGCCGTCACTCTACAATCCTGGTCGTCAGAACTATTCGTCTTCCGTGGTGACAATTATGATCAAGCCAAAATTCAATTGGAACAGGTAAAAACTCTATTGGAAATCAATGATAGTTTATCCTTAAAAGACATTGCATACAGTTTAGTCGCCGGTTCCGAAAAACCGATACAACTAAGTATTGTTGCAGATACTGCCGAAGATTTGATGATGAAAATCGAACTCTTGTTAACGGGCATTGAAAGTAAAGATATTTTTATTGTCAACAAACAAGCCGGTAAAACTGCATTTTTGTTCCCCGGTCAAGGCAGCCAACACATTCATATGGCACGAGATCTGTTCGTTCTATTTCCGGCCCTGCGCAAACTCATAGCGCAATATCCTGATTTAGAAAAAGTTGTTTTTCCTGCAGCCACATTTGATACCGCGACATTAAAAAAACAAAAGGAAACCATTAAAGATACGCGTCTGGCACAGCCCCTTTTAGGCATTGTAGATCTTGCCTTAGCTCAATTGTTACAGTCATTCGGGATCATACCTGATATGTTGGCAGGTCATAGTTATGGAGAATTACCGGCATTATGTTTTGCCGGCGTATTTGACGAACAACAGTTGGTTGAACTCAGTAGCAAACGTGCACAAAGCATTTTAGATGCTGTTGAAGATGGTGATCCTGGAACTATGGTAGCCGTAAACATCGATGCTGATCGCCTGAAAACGATTCTTGACCAACATCCAGACTGCTATCCTGTCAATTATAATTCACCAACTCAGTGCGTTGTTGCCGGAAGCACCGCAGCCATTGACAAATTCATGGAAGCACTTAAAAATGAACGTATCTCAGCCAAAAAAATCGAAGTTGCCTGTGCTTTTCACAGTCCCTTGGTAAGCAAATCCAAAGATTTGTATGCTGATGTCCTGAAAGAAATTCCATTTCAGGAAATGCAGATTCCGGTTTGGTCAAACACCACAGCAACCTTATACCCAAGCTTGGTATCTGATATCAAAGTACAATTGACCGATCATTTGGTTCAACCCGTACATTTTGTTGACGAAATCCAGGCTATGTACGCCGATGGAGCGAGGATATTTATTGAAGTAGGTCCCGGAAAAGTATTAACCGGATTAACAAAAGCCTGCCTCAACCAAGATGCAATAACACTACATGTCGAGAATAACAACCATAGCAGTCTCACCCACCTCCTTTGTATGTTTGCACAATACCTTGGAACTGGTCGTACCTTTAATTTAAATAAACTTTTTGAAGACAGACACGCAAGTTTAATCCAGATCGATCAACCCGACCTTTATAAGAAAAGCCCAACCATTTGGCGCGTAAATGGTCAAGCCGCTCATCCGACAACAGGTACATTACCTGCTCATGGTGCCTTACCTATAATAACTCCCATTCAAATGACAAACTCGACGATCATCCAAAAAACAGAGACACAACCTGTCGCAGAACACATACTACAGGAGTATTTAAGTAGTATGAAGATGTTGATTCAGGCTCAACGAGATGTCATGCTTTCCTTCTTAGGAAAACAGGAACACGTACATTCTATCCCTATTTATGCTACAACGGCAGAAAATACAACCGCTGATCAATTCGTTTCAACACGAATTACCAACGATAAACCGATATCTACAGTAACCCTGCCAACACCGTCAACAGATATCAAATCCTTGCTGTTAAACGTAGTATGCGAAAAAACGGGCTATCCACATGAAATGTTAGGTATGGAAATGGATCTGGAAGCTGACCTCAGCATAGATTCTATTAAAAGAGTTGAAATCATCGGAACACTCCGTAATGAGCTTGGCATACTCAACAGTGATCATGAAAATGAAGATACGGTCATGGAACAACTGGCGGCAATAAAGACTTTAAATGGACTCGTAACCTGGCTTACGGAATACACAGGCAATGTTACTTCCCCGACCACAACAATTGAATTATCACCCGCATCACCTGTAATAGCAGCTAAAACCATCCGTACACTTGCAGAACTACAAACTGCTATTTTAGATATCGTTAGTGAAAAGACTGGCTATCCAAAAGAGATGTTAGGACTAGATCTGGATCTGGAAGCAGATTTAAGTATAGATTCCATTAAACGAATGGAAATTATCAGCGATCTAAAAATCAAAATCGGATTTGGTGATGACAAGGAGCAAGCTGATGATCTTATGGAAAACTTAGCAGCCATAAAAACGCTAAATGGTTTAGCAACCTGGATAAGTGAAATGAGTACAACCGAACCTGTACAAAGTTTGCTAACACGTCTGCGATTTGATTTGATACCAACCACTATTTCCGAAGCGCAAAACACCGAAATACTTAAAGGAAAGCGATTTGCAATAGCCCCTGACAATGGTACACAAACAGCGGCAATTAAAACGATACTTGAACAACATGGTGCAATTGCACAATTGGTTCAAACTGATCAGGACCTGACGCTCTTTGATGGACTGATTATTTCCGATATAGGCTCCGCCACTGTCAAACATAGTATCATCGACCACGTTGGTCTGATTAAAAAGATGGATCTTGAAAAAGCGCAATGGATTTATTTGATCTCAGATATCCCGGCACATGTTGAAAAATTAGAAGACACCCGTGCATTGCGTCACTATCAGGGTTATTCCGGCTTATTCAAAAGTTTAGCCCGTGAGTTTGAACAAACCAATTGTAGGCTAATCAGTCTTAACACAGCACAGGAAATAGATCAAATAGCAGAAATTACATTACGCGAGATCCTGACAATGGATCAATCAGCTGAGGTCATTTACAAGCACGATCAACGACATAAAGTCGACATAATACCTTCACCTATGTTAACGGCTCTTGACCAGGCGCATATCCAACTTGATCAAAAATCTGTTGTTTTAGTCCTCGGAGGAGGGCAGGGTATTACTTCTGAACTGATAAAACATATGTCGGCAGCTTATCCATGTACCTATATCCTTGTCGGCAGATCAAAAGACCCGAGAGAAGTTAGCACCGATTCAAAAGAATTAGAGTTGATGAAATCGAGAGAAGAAATCAGAAGCTACCTCATCAAGACCGGTAATTTCACTACGCCACCCCAAATTGAAAAAGAAACATCACGAATTTTCAAAAACAATCAGATCCTGCGTACCATTCACCACATGGAGCAATTGGGAAATAAAGTAGTATATCAATCCTTAGATCTTTGTGATGAAGAAGGATTGACCCAGCTTCTCCATAATATTTATGAACAATACGGACAATTAGATGGTGTCATTCATGGTGCAGGTCTTTTGGAAGACAAACTTTTCAAGCAGAAAACAACCAGTTCTTTTGAACGTGTTTTTGACACAAAAGTAAAACCCTTACGTGTCCTAGCCGAACAATTGCGTTCAGATTGCCAATTCGTAGTCCTGTTTTCAAGCATCGCTTCCGTCTATGGCAACAAAGGACAGACCGATTATGCAGCAGCAAATAGTGTGTTGGATGATTATGCCAATGTATTAAACAAAAGGTTAAAAGGAAAAGTAATCTCGATCAACTGGGGGCCATGGAAAGGTGCAGGAATGGTTTCTTCATCATTGGAAAATGAGTACGAACGCCGCGGAATTTCGTTGATACCATTAGAGGAAGGAAAAGAGCTATTTCTTAACGAAATCAAGTATGGAACGGAAAGTCAAGTATTAATCATGTCAGGTAAAAATTGGTAAAACCGCTGTATTCGTCTATTATGAAAAAAACAGATATTGCTATTATAGGTTTATCCTGTATGTTTCCCGGAGCAAAAGACGCCGAGGCGTTCTGGCAAAATATCATCAATAAAGTCGACTCTACGCAAGCAGCTCCGGCAGATCGCATCGATCCTGTCCACTTTAGCGATAGCAAGGAAACTATGGATCGTTTTTATTGTAATCGTGGCGGATTTATTCCTGATTATGAATTCGACCCTACAGCATTTGGTATTTTACCTCTTGCCGTTGAAGGTACTGAACCGGACCACCTATTAACACTTGATCTCGTTCAGAAAGCATTAGAAGATGCAGGAGTATTCCAAAAAAAAGTTTCATTGGAACGAACGGGGATTATCATCGGAAAAGGAAATTACACAGGCCCGGGAGCTACACGCGCGATTGAAATTGTACGTACAGGCGAACAGATCTATTCCCTTTTGCAAGAACTATTGCCGGAGGTATCTTCGGCAGATATTGAAAAAATAAAACAGGCATTTCAGGAACGTAAAGGACGATTTTCTGCAGATACAGCCATGGGTTTAATACCCAACCTTGTTGCCTCATTAGTATCCAACCGATTCAATCTTGGAGGTGTTGCTTTCACCGTTGATGCAGCATGTGCAAGTGCTCTTATAGCCGTAGACCATGCTGTACAGGAATTGCAGCGTGGCCGTAGTGATATGATGATTGCAGGAGGGGTACATACAGGTCAAAATGCTGCATTTTGGAGCATATTTAGCCAATTGGGGGCATTATCACATCAGCAACAAATCAAGCCATTTAGCGAAGATGCAGACGGATTGCTCATTGGAGAAGGCTGCGGTTTCGTTGTCCTGAAGAGGCTTGAAGAAGCTGTACGCGATCAGGATAAAATTTATGCGGTCATTAAAGGTGTAGGCGTAAGCAGTGATGGCAATGGAACAAGTGTTATGAGTCCTTCCGTAAAAGGTCAATTAAAAGCATTAGAACAAGCATGGGCACACGCCAATTTAGATAAGGAACAAATTGGCTACCTTGAAGCTCATGGCACCGGAACTCCGTTAGGAGATAAAACAGAACTGCAAACTCTGGCTCAATTTTTCGGCAAAGACGAAACAGCTACACGTGCCGGTATAGGATCTGTCAAATCCAATATAGGTCATGCCATGCCTGCTGCAGGAATAGCAGGTTTAATCAAGACCTGTCTGGCCTTGCATCACGACATATTGCCGCCTACATTATATTGTGAGAACCCTACTGCCGCCCTGCAATTCACCAGATTTACACCGATACAAGAAGCTAGAAACTGGTCACAAACAGGTTTACCAAAGATCGCAGCAGTAAATGCATTTGGCTTTGGAGGTATCAATGCTCACGTAGTCCTAAAAGGCTACGATATCCCCAAAAAAGACGAAGTATTGTTACTTGCGAGATCGACACGTGAAGCATTGCTTTCTGCACTCCAGGATAACGATACTTCTTTAGGAGATGGCGATTATCGTATTGCGCTCTTTGATCCAACACCTGAACGCATCCAAAAAGCAATCAAAATTGTGTCTAAAAATAATGCCTGGCGCAATAAACAAGATATATGGTATACCTCCACTCCCCTTTTACAGGCTGGTGGCAAAGTAGCATTTGTATTCCCGGGACTCGATGGTTTAGCAAAAGGCGAAGTCGCAACAGTCAGTCAATATTTTGGATTGACGGCACCCATAGAAACAGAGGGTGAAGGACTGTTGAACGAGGCATTAGGCATTTTTAACAATTGTGGTATACTGGACAGTGCTTTAAAAAAACTGGGGATTTATCCAGATATGAATGCCGGACATAGTATGGGAGAATGGTTAGCAGGATATGCCTCAGACTTAGCCGAAGCAAGTTCTGTCAAGGATCTAATCGATGTCCTTGATCCAAAAACATTTGAACTAAAAGACTCTAAATTTATTGCTATTGGAACAGGTCTTGAGGATATAGCACCTTTGATTGAACAAATTCCTAACCTCTACGTTTCAAATGATAATTGTCCACATCAGGTAATCCTGTGCGGTACTCATGCTGCACTCCAAGAATTGACACCTTTATTAAAATCAAAACAGATCTTTCATCAAATTTTACCATTTCAATCTGGCTTTCATTCTCCTTTTGTTGCAGATAAACTGCAGGTAATCTTAGCAGGTATGGAAAAAGTTCAATTCCAAAAAACAAAAATCCCGTTGTGGTCTGCCACTACACTTATGCCTTATCCGGCAGATCCCCAGTCCATCCGTAAATTAAGTGCTGAACATCTTGTACAACCTGTAAGATTTCGGGAACTAACCGAAAAGCTTTATGACGAAGGTGTCCGTGTTTTTATCCAGATAGGTACAGGAGGATTAATTGGGTTTATTGATGATACATTAAAAGGAAAAGCCTTCAGCACACTTGCCTCAAGTGTAGCCACCCGAACAGCACTTGCCCAGTTTCAACGGGTAGTAGCCGCATTATTTGTAGAAGGCAAAGTCCTGGCACTCGATTTTTTAGACATACAAAATCACCGAAAAGCAGTACCAAAAAAAGGTATAAAATTACAATTAGGATCACCCATTATCCGTGATTTTGAAGCAATAAAAAACTTACGAAAATCTATCGATACCGTACGGCCAAAAGAGGCTTTTACTAAAACAGCAGCAAAAGTAAGTCACCCATTAGTTCAGGCATTTCAGGACAATATCGCCGATATGATCCGAATGCAGGAAGAAGTATTAGACGTCTTTCAAAATCATACACAAACGGCTGTTTCCACACCTGTCTTAACAAAAAAACAACTGATCAACAGTCGTTTTTCAAAAACACTACAGGTCAATTTGGTTACACATCCCTATCTGATTGATCACAGCCTTTTGCGACAACCCAAAGACTGGTCAGATGTTGCAGATATGGAACCTGTGATCCCAATGACCATGATCTTTGAATTACTGGCAGAAACAGCACAAGCAGAACAACCGGAAACAAAAATTCACAAGATCATGCACGTTAGTGTATTTCAATGGATGAACGTTGCCACGCCTTTTGAAAAAACAATAACGGGCGTTTGGCGCTCCAACAATCACGCCTATTTAGATATCGAGAATTTTGCCAATGCCGAAGTATTTTTAGCAGCATCATATCCTCAACGACCTACTTTTGACCTCTCTATAGGCGAACGATTACCGATCGAGCGAACACCTTTAGAAATCTATGAGAAGCATATGTTTCATGGAGATGCCTATCAAGGTATTACAGCTATATCAGCTGTTGGAGAGAAAGGTATTACAGGACAGATAAAAGGTAATGGCGGTAAGGGTTCCTTATTGGACAATGCAGGACAATTATTTGGATTATGGTTACAACTCACCTTAACCAAAGACCGCATTGCTTTCCCGGTAAAAATCAAACAAATTGAATTCTTCGAAGATATGCACGATCAGGATGGCGAATTTGAATGTACCTGTGTACTGACCGAGTTAAACAATGAATTTGCAATCGCAGACATTATACTTCAAAGAAACGGAAAAGTTTGGTGCGCGATAAAAGGATGGCAAAACCGGAGATTAGAAATTGACGAAGCGTTATGGAATGTTTCCATGTCGCCACTCCATAACCGTCTGTCAGAAGAAATCGCCCCACAGGTCTTTTTCTTTCATCAGGCCTATTCCCGCGTAACTTCCTGGGATTTTGTACTGAAACGTTATTTCAATCAAAGGGAAAAACAGTACTACCAGAAACTCCTGCCCAACCGTAAAAAGAATTGGATGGTAAGTCGCGTAGCAGTAAAAGATGCCGTACGTCATGTATTGAGTGAACAGAAAAATCAACCCAGTTATCCCATAACCTTTGAAATTTGTTCTGATAAAGTCGGCAAACCTTATCTCAAAGGTAATGCCACAGAACAGATCCAGATTTCATTGGCACATAAAGGAAAAGATGCAGTAGCCATTGCACGACAGGATAAACCTGTTGGCATCGACATGGAAATTATTGCCGAACGCAGCCCTGAATTTTATCAATTGGTCTTCACCGATGCAGAATTAGCCTTATTAAAAGAACGCGATCAAGCTGAATGGACCACCCGATTTTGGGTAGCAAAAGAAGCTTATGGAAAATTATTGGGTACGGGGCTAAAAGGAAATCCAAAAAAACACGAAGTAGCTCGCATACAAGGAGATCATTTATGGATCGATCAAATAGAAATCAAAACAGTCAAACACCAAAATTATATCATCGGATGGACACTTTAAACACGACATTAAAAAGGAATCATGAGGAGTTATTCACCCTATTAAAGGGTTTTATTACAGAAATTATCGGTGAAGAATTTGTAGAAGAGATGGATATCACGCCAGAAAGTTCGTTCACTAAAGATCTGGAAATGGACAGTATAGAGATTGTTTCCTTTTCAGAAAAAATCAAAGCACACTTTGGCGATCAAATTGATTTCACGGGTTGGCTGTCTTCTATGGATCTTGATCAACTAATCAATCTTGATCTGAATAACATCATCAATTATATCTACGAATGCCAATAATTACTGTTAATAATAAAAAAGTTCACGTACA encodes:
- a CDS encoding phosphopantetheine-binding protein; translated protein: MDTLNTTLKRNHEELFTLLKGFITEIIGEEFVEEMDITPESSFTKDLEMDSIEIVSFSEKIKAHFGDQIDFTGWLSSMDLDQLINLDLNNIINYIYECQ
- a CDS encoding SDR family NAD(P)-dependent oxidoreductase; translated protein: MKNLTILGVTPFEKPDVNLMSKLFQAGAFPVLSLGHDIAIAQEALNQLDRINIPSYGIHLTNDKLKSLQLSEQVCLAIVPFGISINAYPNLSRIYQVSSLEQAKKAEQLGAIGIIVKGNEAGGLVGYESTFVLFQRVIQEINTIPVWVQGGIGLHTAAAAKALGANGIVLDSQLALYPESTIPQDLKNLCSKLNGTETKIIADHRVLVRPNSPVLSEDVCIEELEHYFNDLDPSKSYIPMGQDIALATELYENFKTLKKLIFGFKEAMYGHLKQAKASQIIDQNNPLAKQLGLRYPIAQGPMTRVSDVPAFANAVAETGALPFIALSLLKGEQARALVLETQKLAGDKTWGVGILGFAPQELREEQTTYILEAKPPVVLIAGGRPAQAKIFEKAGITTFLHVPSPALLDIFLKEGAKNFIFEGRECGGHVGPLSSTVLWEKQIERILKEDHPENISVFFAGGIHNAFSTAFVSIMAAPLSARGVKVGVLMGTAYLYTQEAVSTGAIQQEFQQQAMQAKDTVLLETAPGHETRCLNTAFALHFDNEKKKLLAIGTDKKQIWEQLEKLNVGRLRIAAKGIDRQGDTLVTIPKNQQLDLGMYMIGQVATMHNQVITLESLHHDVAIENQKYITQAVLPQKPTSTEKALDVAIIGMECVFPGAKNLAEYWRNIILGKDCVTEVPDERWNKDIYYQPDSNGSDVSHSKWGGFIPKIDFDPLEFGIPPQSLAAIEPTQLLTLLVAKRAMEDAGYGEKQINRENISVIIGAEGGNDLANSYSFRGYYKQVFGQLHEEVEKAFPHTTEDSFPGILANVIAGRITNRLDLGGRNFTVDAACASSMAAIDLACQELILGKSDMVLTGGVDLHNGINDYLMFSSTHALSRKGRCATFDSAADGIVLGEGVAILVLKRYEDALRDGDRIYSVIKGVGGSSDGKALGLTAPRKIGQVRALERAYDQAGISAAAVGLVEAHGTGTVVGDKTELTALTNLFSRSGALPAQTHLGSVKTQIGHTKCAAGLAGLIKASMAVFHGVKPPTLHLQQPNAYFNVHTSPFAFHTVTGLWSEEKRYAGISAFGFGGTNFHMVIENHPQKEEAVTLQSWSSELFVFRGDNYDQAKIQLEQVKTLLEINDSLSLKDIAYSLVAGSEKPIQLSIVADTAEDLMMKIELLLTGIESKDIFIVNKQAGKTAFLFPGQGSQHIHMARDLFVLFPALRKLIAQYPDLEKVVFPAATFDTATLKKQKETIKDTRLAQPLLGIVDLALAQLLQSFGIIPDMLAGHSYGELPALCFAGVFDEQQLVELSSKRAQSILDAVEDGDPGTMVAVNIDADRLKTILDQHPDCYPVNYNSPTQCVVAGSTAAIDKFMEALKNERISAKKIEVACAFHSPLVSKSKDLYADVLKEIPFQEMQIPVWSNTTATLYPSLVSDIKVQLTDHLVQPVHFVDEIQAMYADGARIFIEVGPGKVLTGLTKACLNQDAITLHVENNNHSSLTHLLCMFAQYLGTGRTFNLNKLFEDRHASLIQIDQPDLYKKSPTIWRVNGQAAHPTTGTLPAHGALPIITPIQMTNSTIIQKTETQPVAEHILQEYLSSMKMLIQAQRDVMLSFLGKQEHVHSIPIYATTAENTTADQFVSTRITNDKPISTVTLPTPSTDIKSLLLNVVCEKTGYPHEMLGMEMDLEADLSIDSIKRVEIIGTLRNELGILNSDHENEDTVMEQLAAIKTLNGLVTWLTEYTGNVTSPTTTIELSPASPVIAAKTIRTLAELQTAILDIVSEKTGYPKEMLGLDLDLEADLSIDSIKRMEIISDLKIKIGFGDDKEQADDLMENLAAIKTLNGLATWISEMSTTEPVQSLLTRLRFDLIPTTISEAQNTEILKGKRFAIAPDNGTQTAAIKTILEQHGAIAQLVQTDQDLTLFDGLIISDIGSATVKHSIIDHVGLIKKMDLEKAQWIYLISDIPAHVEKLEDTRALRHYQGYSGLFKSLAREFEQTNCRLISLNTAQEIDQIAEITLREILTMDQSAEVIYKHDQRHKVDIIPSPMLTALDQAHIQLDQKSVVLVLGGGQGITSELIKHMSAAYPCTYILVGRSKDPREVSTDSKELELMKSREEIRSYLIKTGNFTTPPQIEKETSRIFKNNQILRTIHHMEQLGNKVVYQSLDLCDEEGLTQLLHNIYEQYGQLDGVIHGAGLLEDKLFKQKTTSSFERVFDTKVKPLRVLAEQLRSDCQFVVLFSSIASVYGNKGQTDYAAANSVLDDYANVLNKRLKGKVISINWGPWKGAGMVSSSLENEYERRGISLIPLEEGKELFLNEIKYGTESQVLIMSGKNW
- a CDS encoding beta-ketoacyl synthase N-terminal-like domain-containing protein, encoding MKKTDIAIIGLSCMFPGAKDAEAFWQNIINKVDSTQAAPADRIDPVHFSDSKETMDRFYCNRGGFIPDYEFDPTAFGILPLAVEGTEPDHLLTLDLVQKALEDAGVFQKKVSLERTGIIIGKGNYTGPGATRAIEIVRTGEQIYSLLQELLPEVSSADIEKIKQAFQERKGRFSADTAMGLIPNLVASLVSNRFNLGGVAFTVDAACASALIAVDHAVQELQRGRSDMMIAGGVHTGQNAAFWSIFSQLGALSHQQQIKPFSEDADGLLIGEGCGFVVLKRLEEAVRDQDKIYAVIKGVGVSSDGNGTSVMSPSVKGQLKALEQAWAHANLDKEQIGYLEAHGTGTPLGDKTELQTLAQFFGKDETATRAGIGSVKSNIGHAMPAAGIAGLIKTCLALHHDILPPTLYCENPTAALQFTRFTPIQEARNWSQTGLPKIAAVNAFGFGGINAHVVLKGYDIPKKDEVLLLARSTREALLSALQDNDTSLGDGDYRIALFDPTPERIQKAIKIVSKNNAWRNKQDIWYTSTPLLQAGGKVAFVFPGLDGLAKGEVATVSQYFGLTAPIETEGEGLLNEALGIFNNCGILDSALKKLGIYPDMNAGHSMGEWLAGYASDLAEASSVKDLIDVLDPKTFELKDSKFIAIGTGLEDIAPLIEQIPNLYVSNDNCPHQVILCGTHAALQELTPLLKSKQIFHQILPFQSGFHSPFVADKLQVILAGMEKVQFQKTKIPLWSATTLMPYPADPQSIRKLSAEHLVQPVRFRELTEKLYDEGVRVFIQIGTGGLIGFIDDTLKGKAFSTLASSVATRTALAQFQRVVAALFVEGKVLALDFLDIQNHRKAVPKKGIKLQLGSPIIRDFEAIKNLRKSIDTVRPKEAFTKTAAKVSHPLVQAFQDNIADMIRMQEEVLDVFQNHTQTAVSTPVLTKKQLINSRFSKTLQVNLVTHPYLIDHSLLRQPKDWSDVADMEPVIPMTMIFELLAETAQAEQPETKIHKIMHVSVFQWMNVATPFEKTITGVWRSNNHAYLDIENFANAEVFLAASYPQRPTFDLSIGERLPIERTPLEIYEKHMFHGDAYQGITAISAVGEKGITGQIKGNGGKGSLLDNAGQLFGLWLQLTLTKDRIAFPVKIKQIEFFEDMHDQDGEFECTCVLTELNNEFAIADIILQRNGKVWCAIKGWQNRRLEIDEALWNVSMSPLHNRLSEEIAPQVFFFHQAYSRVTSWDFVLKRYFNQREKQYYQKLLPNRKKNWMVSRVAVKDAVRHVLSEQKNQPSYPITFEICSDKVGKPYLKGNATEQIQISLAHKGKDAVAIARQDKPVGIDMEIIAERSPEFYQLVFTDAELALLKERDQAEWTTRFWVAKEAYGKLLGTGLKGNPKKHEVARIQGDHLWIDQIEIKTVKHQNYIIGWTL